The DNA region TAACAAGACCAACTCCAACTCCACCAAACCGTGgacatcatcgtcatcatccaaACCCAACCCCAAACCCAAGCAAACGGCACCTGccaaaaagaagcaagaGTCAGAATCGGGATCTGAAACTGACTCTGGCTCGGAAGAATCAGAACCTGAGGAAGAGTCAGATCACAAGCCACGTGCAAACACTCTGAACGCCAACGTCAACGCTAATGCTAGCAGGAATCAACCTCAAGCGATTAATGGCAAGAAAGAAGTAAACAAGAAGCAGGATGCTCTTAGTGATTCTGATGGAACTGACTCTGGTTCGGATGACTCTAGTGAGGATGAAAAATGACGATGGCAATGGCCATGGCTGGTTTCATCTACCCCGTTGATATGTTGACATCTTCTGATATCTCCCGtctgttttcttcttttcttgttttgtATCTATTTTACTTTGATTCACGCCCCTACTATCTAGGGCTGAGTTATAGACATATTTTGGATGGAACGGTTAAATGCATGTACATATCTAGATTAACTAATGAGACCCATGCTTCATGTGATCATAGCCTACAGCTCATCCTTATCCCACTCGGAACCATCTTCCGTAccctcttcatccacctgctccttttcctcttccaccCGCTGCTGCTTCCTAACTCTCTCCCCCAAAGCCGCAATCTCCCCATCATAAACCCCCCACTCAGGAACCTGCCTCCTCGCCCTCTCCAACTTCGGCTCCTTGGTCTGCGGATTATTACACAAATCAATCGTCCTCGCGATACCCAGCGCCTCATCCGAGCACCACGTCTCACACCATAACCACTCCTGCGGCAGACTCTTTATCGGCAAGTTATGCTGCATGTGATTCGGTAGATCTTGATCTAAATTACTCAGACTGTTCGGGTCCGCAGAGAGCATCTGGTACTGGCCACGCAGACGGTCTCCTGCAGCGAGTGCCCGGAAGCGGTTGAGGTCAACGACGTACAGCGCGGAGATGTGGTATGGTTTTCCGCGGAGGAAAGTCTTCCAGTAGCCCTGCTTCCAGAAGCGGAAGCCCTCCATTTCCGTGCGTGAGTCGCACATCGGTGTGAAGGCGTAGGGTGCGTTGTCCAGATCTAGCGTGACGAGATCGTGCATATCCGTGCGGACGATTTGGTCTGCGTCGACGAAGATAACTTTGtcgagggagagggggaagAGGACGTCTAGGAAGAGGATCTTGTAGCCCCAGATTTCGCGCTGTTTTTCGCGCTGGGCGCGCAGCCAGTGCGGCCATTTGAAGGTTACCATTTCGTAGGTGAAACCGTATTCGGCGGCGAGATGCGGGAGAAATGATTTgaaggagggggagaggaaTTGTTCAATGAACCAGAACTTGACGCTGTGGGAGGTGTTTTTCATCACGGAGACCATCATGATGTTAAGCATGCGTTCGTAGAGGTGACCACTTGCGACGGAGAAGATGTTGATGTCGGCATGCTCATTGACACGGGCTCCGGTGCTAACACCCATGTTTGACAGTACACCAGAGGCAAAGTCAAGTCCTTTGGACACATATTCCATCGCAGAGCCCGGCTTAGGACCCGTCTCCAGGAcatcctccatctcttgACCCTTCTTACGCGAGAGACGCGGGAAGAGCGTCGTCCCCTGGAAAGAAAGCAGTGCCACCTCGGTATTATCATCACCGGGTTGAGGACTATATCCGAGACTTCCAACGCTGTCAAGGTTGAAGATTTGCTGACTGCGTCCGGGCTTCAGGCTGATCTTCCACAATCCGGGCTGCGTCTTAAATTGGAAGTAGCCCACGTTAGCCATGATAATGGTGTCCGCATACTCAAGGTTCTCTTCTGTGCCAAGGTTCAGTTGGACGCCTCTTGGAGGGGACTTCGCGGTTAGGTCCCGCGAATGTCCCTCGATCAGAATGTGCTCCAGGGCATATGTAGCGTCCACGTTACCACTCTTGACTGCGCTCAATTTGATATTGTCCAGGTCGTAGACAGAGTCCCTGGGAGCCACAAGCCACGGTGATGGGACATCCATGCCCAGTGTTAGCAGCGCCTCCAGAGGAACACCAGAAAATGATGCTGTAGGTCTAGCCAAAGATCCATCAGCAGCAAATGAGGGCTTCGAGTCCAGCACGTAGCGATAAAACCGCTTGATAGGAAGTTCGTTGATCTTGTCCTGGGGATTCAGGAAGATTTTGAGCTGCACCCCAGCCAGTTCGGAAACAACCTTCAGAATAGGAAGCCATTTCTGGGCCAACTCCGAGGTTGGGTCAATGGACACGACAATGTTAATAGTGGGATCTTCCGAGTTGGATACTGTAAGTACCGAAGGTGATGCCGTCCACTTGCCGAATAGATTCAATCGAATATCAGAAGAGGATTCGAACATGCCCTCGGGCACATCCGAAATGGTCGACAGAGCAGCTAGAGACGTGAGCTTCGCAAATTCCAAAGGACCAGAAAACTTCGCGCTGAATCCAAGGTCGTCAACAGCCTTGGCAACTGGTGTGATTCGTCTCGTGCGTTCGTACGTTAAGAGTAGACCGAAGTCCTCTGAATCCAGAGCAGATTCATCTGGAATATCAACTGCACGTCCATTGACAACAACGCCTGTCGTTCCAGGAATGAATCCAAGCTCGCCAGTCAGAGGCTGCAACGCTGCCCAGGTCTGAGAGATCTTTTCAGCTTCCGCATCCGATACTACTGACCCCTGTATGTCAACCAAGATCTGCGTGGCATCAGCTTTTTTGTCTTCTTTGAGCGACTTGTAAAGTCTTGCAGATTCCTTTGCCGTCTTCTGTCCATCAGAGTTGTGCAAAAAAAGAACCTCCGTTTGGCCATGTTCTTTTTGGAAGTTTAAGGCTGCAGTAAGCAACTGAGCACCGCTTTCAGAATCAAAATCGCCGATCACAATAACATGAGCACTGTCCAGCACATTCTCTGCGCTCGACGCTAAACGGGGTAGTTCGTTTAAAGCATCCTGATGCGCGTCCACAATTTTCCCAACGTCCAGAATGCGGACATCTTTGGGATCCTGGGGAGTAATCAACGGATTACGTCGATCAACGGCATCAGACAACAAAAACTTCGAAAACGATGCATCATCGTCAATGGTGCCTTCAAAGATGTTCTGTTGAACCATCTGCAGATCCCGGTTGACTTGCATGCTCAACTCTTGCGTCCATGATTCTTCGCGAGTAAACGGAATACCGTTAACGAAGAAGTCTCGTTTCCCGGAGTTGATCCCAAGTCGAGATTGGTAGTTGGCTGTTTGGGAAACTATGGCCTCATACTCATCACTTGCCAGGGTCTCTTCCAGTGAGAGAGGCTGTCGTCCAGGGCGCACATTCCGGCCCTTCGTCGCAGACTGGAAGCAGGAATTATCGGGTGACGccgtctttttctttttgagagACTAATCAAGTCAGTAATTGACCAAAAACTCAATTGCTATCAGAACATACCTCTTCCAAATACTGTAGCAAGCTCGAAAGGCCAAACTTGTCTTGAAGGTAATGAGCAACCTTAGCCTGCGCAATAGCACCCGGCGACGAAGCGGTAGGAACTAAGCCAAATCTCACGGGGATATTCCGCTTAACAAACATCTGGATGGGTTCAATGACTAGTTGAATGTCTTGCGGATCGGTCAAATCAACCGAGAAGACAGCGTGGTGCAGGTTGCGGCGCACAGCAGGCAATTGGCCAGGATATGAGCGTTGTAGATACTATAAATAACATGTTAGCATTAGCCATATAATATCGACTGCAGAATACCTACCGCGTGGATCTCATCTGGCCATTGCTTGTACCTCCCGTCCTTCTCAATATCGTTCATCCAAATAATGACGTGGCCGCCTTCAATGTCATCCTTGTAATTGAAACGCTGCGGTGTATCCTGTACCAGCGCCTCGCCCAACAATGGATGAGAGAGCAAATCTACGGCCTCTTGAGCTGGCATGCCAAGGTCCCGGAACTTCTCGATCAACCTTCTCTCTCGACGCAGGTGGTCCAAAAGGGAGAATGCATCGATCTTGCTCGGGTGCATCTGTACGCCGTTGATCCACATAAGGTTGGCTCCTGGCGGAAGCATGCGACCACGCTTGTTGCGGATATCCTCCAAAAGCTCAGCACTCGCATTGTGAGATGCTACATGGGCGGAATACTTGGGGAAGTCCTGGGAAAGTTTCACCAGGCTATCCAGGGGAGCATCACTGTCCATCACGTAGCTGACGGTGTTCTTTCCCAGACGGTCCACTTCGGAAGAGGACAACGGTTTGAGATCATCCGGTGCAGCTTCCTTGTCCTCTGTGCCTGGTGCGGTATCCTGTTTACCTCTATGCTCAGCATCCCGGTCGTCGACCACGATATAGTCCGTCCGTTTCAACGCAAGTTCCACTCCGTATCCAGACACATATAGAGGCCGCGAAGTCCAATGCTGCTGAGGCCGGTAACGCACACGATACGACAACTGTCCCTCCTTCGCAAGAGCAGTCATCGATTGATGGAACTCCTTAAACATAGGCGAAGCAATATCCGCATACAACACAGCAGGCGGCAGCGACTTGTCACCAAAGACGCGATCGAACGGAAGCACTCGCAAGTTCGACTCCCCCTCAACATCCTGCTGTGCTCTCTCCATAGCAGATGAACAATACTGACTCCCATCATAATGGACCCACATCGGACACGCCGCATCCTGCGCCGCCATCAGCGAATGCTGGACAGACGTATTGTAGAACTGATAATGGGCTGAGATCCGGGGAGCCGCCGACCGGACTGCCAGCGATAGTTTGAATGACGATAGACTTTCGGGGGTTCGAAGGTGTCCGTCATCGTGGACGATTTTCAAGAATCGCTCGTAAAGGTCTTGGTCTGTTGAAAGGTCGTCGAAGGTGCCGTCGGCGATGCGGTCGAGGAGGGGGAAGTAGGCGGTTGTGTTCTCTTCTGCAGCTGTTTCTCTGAGCGACAATTAGCCATATATCAGACATGGATGAGGGCGCAGGTATCTCACAAAAGCTCCAGAAGATACGGTGCTGAATCAAAGGATGCCTGCAGAGCAACATTGACTGAGGGACTTGCGCGTACCAGGCCCGTCAGCCCAGTCGCGACAATAGCATACAGTCGCCATGAGGCGGCCAGCGATTTAGTCGACACCATTTCCCATGCAAAGATGTATGTCTTGTACGAGTTAACAAGTAACTTTTCCCCACACAAAGGACGGACGATCTTATCTGCTAGCTACGCTTTGATAGAGGGTAGCTAGCATACTCCGTGGTTGACGGCGAGTGGGCCGAACTTGGTAAGGTTCGCGAGGAACGGTCGGGAAACGACACAATTGATGCAGAATGCAGACAGTCAGACAGAAAAATCTTCCGAAAATTGACGTTAATATCAGAGTAATATCGAAGGTGATGTCTGGATTAAGACGAATGATGCCTCGTCTGGACACCTATGATAGATAGCGCTCCGGCGGGCGCAGCGGCCACTTGCGCAGCACTTCCGAGAGTAAACAAGTCTGATTACCTTTGGCATACACAGTACGTATTTACGAAAAAAATCATACCTGAAAGAGTAAGAACTCCATTCCTGTACTAAAACCAAGTATTCATCAAAACATGGGAATCATAATGAAGTAAAATGTCATGCACCAGGTTTGCCCGCTTTTGAATGCTTCTCCAGACGCCAATCCAATACCAACTCAAACAAATGGGAATATATGCCAGTCCGACCAATGCAGAAataagaacaaagaaaaataGAATAAGGAACGCTCGGTCCAACCCGGAAGAATTTCAACAACTCCAAACAAGATGTAGAATGTAAATGTAATGAAacagacaaaaaaaaaaaaagtattgACGCTTATTGAAAATCCGAGCTGGGTTGCTTGGAATGCGTCTTGCGGTTTGAAGCCTCCCAGAGGAACCGCCGACGCTTGTGATCGTCCATGTCAAAAGACGATTGCTCACTGGCGGTGGGTGTCCCTGGGCGGGAGGAAAGGGCAGCagtggacttcatcttcctcaagTTCTTGGACACGCCAGAATCGCCCAACTTGCGAAGCTCGCGAGCCAGACGTTCCAAAGTAGAGCCACCCCTTTTGGAGTTGGGCGATGGAGGCAGCGGCTTGTCCAGTTCTTCCGCGGTGATGCCACTGCTGACAGAAGACATGGGCTTGTGCGCCGAGACAAAGCTGATTCCAGAGTCCACCTTGCGACCCTTGCGGAATTCATCTTCACCCAGGCTTGCTGGGCCGGTGACAGCGGTGCACTCATCGATGATTTCGTTGACGAGTCGCAGATACTTGTCCAGTGCTTCCCGGACGACGGTCCAATTGTTGGCTTCACCTTCGCGCGCGCCTTGCATCACCAGCTTCTCAAGGATTTGCTTGCCGTTGGTGTCAACAGCAGTGATATAGCGGAAGAAACCGTCCCGTTGCGACTTGAGAGTCTTGGTGGTAAGCTGGGGGGTAGGAGTGACGGTGAACTCAGTGACGGGAGGGAAGAGAGTGTTGAGCAAGGCAATGCAGTTGGCCTTGTTGTAAGGCTCACTCAGGAGCATCTCGTTCAGCAAGGTCCAACGACGCAAGCCAATGTAAATCTGACTGTAGAGCGACTCCGCTCTGCGAATCTTGACATTCATCGACTCAATCCACGAGAGGGTCGCTGGCCTGGTCTCCTTCAACTCCGCCTGACTGTTTGGAGTGTCGGTCTCTATACCCAGACGACGCAGAGTCGCAGCAACTTCCTTTCTCCGGCGGCTGTCGAGGTCCTTGAGGTAGTCCAGCGCAGTCAAGGCCTGAGGGAAGTCCACCTCGTCCAAAACGGGAGCAAAGCAGCGACGCAGGAAGCTTGTAATGAAGCTAGGAGGAAGCGAGCAAGGCTGGGTGGGGAGACGCGAGATCTGGTGAGATAGTTGAGCGCGGAGTTCGGCGGCCGCGTCCCATGATGTCGGGTTTTGATTCTGGGCGGAGGAGACGGAGAGGTTGGAGGAGCCAGAGGAACGGTTGGAACGGGAGGTTTCGTTGACGTGGCGAGTCGGGTTGGAGTTCAGAGCGTACATAGTTCGCAAAGGAATCTCGTAGGTGCCGGGGTAACGAAGACAATGATCCAAGATCCAAGTCAATGCAGAGCCATCAGGGGCACCGAGGATTTCTTCCGCGTGCGCCATCTTGTGGTTGTGTGTGgttgtgtgtgtgtgtgtgtagtGTAGTGTAGTGTGGTATATGAAGCACAGAAAGAATAAAGACAAGAAGGTAACCACAGCTCTATGATTCACAAAGTGTGAAGAGATGTGGGTGGGTGGCGTTTATATGAAGAGTGAAAAATTCCAAATCCGCCACACAAGAGGGAGCAGGATGTGTGACTGTGACGGCAATGCAGCCCGACCAAAAGCAACaaagaaaataaagaagGCTGCAATCCGGGAAATTTAACAGCGAAAAAGCCACAGGCTGGCCTCTTTCCAAATTCAATAGATTGATGAGTCGCGTGAAACGTGAGGCGTCTCCATCCGACACGAGGATGTTGTGGAATGGATGGACAGGAAGAGATTCCGGCGCGAGACTGGGGGACCGGGACTCTGGGATGCCAGCGGATGATTTGCTCTATATCCACAAGAACGGAAAAGGATCAATAGTTGGAATTTTGcaaatgaaagaaaagaaatcacTCGTCTTTGTTATGGGGGGAAGATCGAGTCGAAGCCACGAAGCAatatcaagaaaaaagaaacgcgGGCTGATGATGGCAACGAGAGATGATAGATCACCGACCTGGGTGTCAGTCAAATTTGAGTATGTACTTGTAGTTGCACCGAGTACACAACTAAAACGAACAATGATATAATAACGAATGACCACTGCTATCAAAGCGAGTGAAATCTGTACCAAGTATGCTTGCTCTGAAGAGACAAACAATGCTGGGATGCTGGGATGATATAAATTTTATTTTCTCTCTGAGCGGCGGCCCGTAATGCAGCGTACCGTAATATTACCCGGCCGGGGCTGGACCGTCCCAGGTCCACAGTAGTCTCCACTTATTTCCCTCGCCTTTGGGTGGCTTGTGGGGCGTTCCAACTTCCTGGTGGCCAATCAAATAATTCGGGTGTCTTAACTCGTTGCCCGGTCGGGGTTCTCATCCGTATTTTCCTCAGCGTATTCAGACAGGTGATCTATCATATCCACGCTCCAGTGTACTGGTAGAATCGTAGATTATATCTATAATCGGTGCAATATATTGAGACACAAGTACGGTTCGATGTGTGGTGACGCAGTGAGGGGTGTCGGGTCTTTTGTCCTCCGCGTAACTCTTCCGGCTGTAAAGTTAATCGCTCATGACCATGCTCATTGGTTGGGGATTTTCGTGCCGCACACACACCATGCACAAGGAAACTTCTCCCTGTGCATACATGCGATTATGCTACAGATCCTGTCAAACTACAGATACACTGCAGGTATCCCTGTGTCTATCACGTACTTTTGACTTGTACATGTACAAGTAGTATTTCTATCGCAAAAGCCATCAATTCTTTGACAGAATACAAGTCCTGGAATCAGTGGGGCAGTGGGAACACGCAATGTTTGGGTGACGTCCGTTGAACCCGATCTTTGCTATGTGTCCATATCCGAAGATGAACATCCACCATACTCAATCTAGACAACCTCACGCCTAGACTCAGCTTCGCCTGTTCAGAGACATAGTGCCGAATATTATCCAGCGCAGTGGCCAACGACGATCTCGTCTACAGGTCCTCCTGGCTTGTGGATTACTCATTGACCACCGGTTCAGCCGGCCTCGTGGTGTATGTCGTACTCGTATCAACTGCGGATACACAATGATTTGAATTAATAGATTAAGACATAAGACACCACAAACATTGCCATATGTTCTCCATGTCTTGGAAGTGCTGTccactgtacggagtacggagtagacaCTCACAGAATCCTACCGAATGATCGCCCACCTAGTCGCAGATGTTACCGCTTCTAGTAAATACACACACGCTACACATAAGGTTCAACGGTAGCTGGTCTGCGACGGCGTCGAGGTTGTTTTCGTTTGTTTCTCTGTTTTGGTTAGTCTGCGGTATTCTAAATGGTATCGCTATGTATGGAGTAGTACCGAGTCGGCGAGTACTAATCTTATGCTATTACCCCAGGGGTTCTACTATCATATCTCGGTTCGGAGTTCTGCCTTCGGCTACTAGTCTTGATTGAATATGTTCCGGTCTCCGTTCTCCGTTCTTCGAACGGAGTAGCTAATAATAATGCTGGATGGGGTAATTATGATGACAATTGACAAGCTCATTCAAGTTATTGCTTACTCTCTTACTGCCAATTATACTTTGCACATTATGCACCCCGAATATGGAACTCGGTCACATGACTCAGTCACGATGCTCCGAGACCACCTGCTCGGCCTATCAGCACTTGACAGATGAAACCGGATGGCGCTGCTGGGTGTATGTAGTCTGTAAGTCTGCGTAATGTCATTGTCGCTGTCAATGGATGCTTTCCTATTGgcacggagtactccggTGCTTCGGCTCGGTGCTTGGATTTACATCTGATTGATTCCTCAGGCAGTCATCTCTGGTAGGGCCGCATCCCCTAACTACATACTCCATAAGAAGTAAATACCCCTTTTCAAGTAACCACAACAAATGCTTCTAACAATCAAAACGCCGAATTTTTGAAACGCACGTCATACTTTGGTGAGCCCTGAATTACGCTTAATCGCTTTATCCTCACAAACTCAAGATCGCCCTTAATATGTAGACAGGGAGATCAGGGAAATCCCTATCCTTATCCTCATCGACGAACTACGGAGTATAACCTAGTCTTTTTTAAGGGGAGATGCTATTGTGAAATGGTTATTGTTAGTCTCTTTTTGTGCATGAGGCTCTAGACCCCTTTTGTTCAATTGGTCTTATGAATTGGTCACTACGGAGTAGGAATACAATAGGGGATGGAGAATATCCGGACCGGTTCTTCTGAGTGCCTTAGTGTATAGCTGTAATGCTTTAGTGTGCAGAGTCTGAGTGCTAAGTCGAGGAATACGAGAGGATGGTTGCAGAATGGTACTCCGCATGAACAAGACCCTGAGTTCCTCATGTACGAAGGTACAAAGTATAGAGTAGTTGGAAATCAGATCAGATGCTGATGACCCGGTAGATCATATGGGAAGACTAAAGTACCTTAAAAAAATGAAGATGTACATAATCATGAGGTCTCTGAGATTGGGAAGTTCGACGGGCTGTGTATGTCTTATGAGAATGTTGGCTCAAAACACGGCGCACTATGTTATGGAAGTAAGCCAAGAGCTTGAATCTCGTAGCAAAGTAATATTTCTCATTCTGGCAAGGCTCAGTATATTACTCTCGAGCTGCGTTGCTCAAGTTAGTTGCTTTAGCCGATTTCACCTTCTCTCCTCAGTTGACTCCTTCGTCATTACTGGTCATCTCATCACTTTCAAAGATGGAATACTTCATCGAGTTGTCGTCTTCCTGTATATCCTTCCGGAATTAGATACGTGTCTTACGAATTTGCTCGTAGCATATTATCATTCCTGGAATTTTCAGAGAACGATAACTACTCGAGGGTGGTGGTCACATTGAGCGGCATTCAAGGGGGTTCCTGGCAAACCCGGTCTCCTGCATCTCTACAAATTGCAGTACGTAGGTCGGCGGTGCGACATCAAAGGGAAAATGCGGTGTGACCGGACTGGCCTGCAGGGAAGCGTCACAAAGTCGAAGTCTAGGAGTGCATTCTTTACTGGGCCCAGTCGAGTTGCCACGGCGTCATGGTCTTGCAGGAAGACCATAGAAGTTTGATTGTCAAATTAGAATGCCTTTCTTGCACGAAACCCCGATCTCCTGCGAGCGATGCTTCTGAATACTATCAATGAGCTTCTTTCCATATCTCCAGCATTTTGGTGAGGTTTATGTCAAGGGTTGTAGGAATTGTATTTTCGAAGATAGTCTCTAAATAGTTAATGAGCGAGCTATTATCTGCTTGGAAAGATCTTTTTGGACTTGTATTTCCAGCGGATCCAATACAGGGACTGATGTTGTGAGATATTTATTTTCATATCAATCCAAGTGCAAAGTGACATAAGCTCATTTTTTATAAGAGATAACTATGATTTTTAGCATAGAGATATCGAATAAACAATGAATCTTGGCATAAAGACGCAATTTTTTGCTTGCATATTTTTAGAGAGCAATCATGGAAACAAAATATGTTGTTGGTTTGGTGAACCCATTTGAGACGATTTTACACTCCCAACGGAAACAAGGTTGCGCGAACATGCACCTTGTCATACTCGAGCACCCGAATCGATCGGGAATATCTGGTGAGTTCCAGAAACACATGCGTGGTTATAGCTCTGGCTGGAAAAAGCATAAGGTACGAGGTGTTGCCGGTGTCGGCATTTTTATGGGTTCTGGTCGTTTTAGATTGGGCGTCAAATGCCCTACTTCCCTCAATCAACTGCGTGAATGCGGAAATATTTCCATTCATATAGGTTGTTTTGTCAAATATTTCTGTCTTCTAAGCTGTTTGGATTGGGAATCTTGGAGAAGGAGACGCGTAGAAAGGAGGCCCAAACAAGCGACCTTTATATGGAATCATCTTTCTTGAGTGCAGTCCCACACTCGAGGATCCACTGTTCCCAATGTTCGTTGTCTTTTCAGATATAAGATGTTTGGTCAGGCTCATGCAGGGTGCTTCAATTTCTGAAAGAGGTGCTGTTCAGGCCTAATAATGGTTGAGCTTCATATATCCAGACAGTTGCTAGTTATGTTGCAACGTCCTTCTCATGCATCTGCAAAGAAGCTAAATATATCTGAGCAGCATAGGCGTCCTCGGAGGTTTCCTTGGTTTGAGCAAAGACATACCCACGACCTCACCCCCTTGTCCCCATGGCAGAAATGGGGTCAATCATCACTTTTCTGGGACCACATATAATTTCTAGCGCTCCCTTCCTGTGACAATTGCTACATTCATAGAGTCTTGCGAACGCAGGAGCATCTGACACCGTACCAAGGACGGTATGAACTCAATATTCTTCCATATGACAAGACCAGCAAATTGCGTAAACGGCTACTGCGCTCGCCAGGTAATTTTTGCGCAAGAACATCTGGTGTATCTCCCAGAGGTACAGTCGCTCGTGAACATATCGGGAATTGCCCATTTGTCCATCTTGAGGATGTGCGGCAAGCCGCGCCTAATACGAGTATAAGTACATGCGAAGCAATTGAGAGTAACAAGACAGAAGCTTACCATAGCCCACTTGTATGTCCCCAGATAATAATCAAAACGGTTACTGAAGGCTCATCATTGGGTGCGACAATGTCGAGGCCGTGTTAGTAAGGTCAAGATGGAGGCTGTCGGAAGAACACATCAATAAGGACAAGGCCCACCAACTGCGTAGATGGGAGTTCATGTCCAGTTCTCGCAAGTCATTCGAGTCTTTTCATCGTGCACCGCGCAGTTCGTTCGTCAGATAACCAAAGTTTTCACCCAACTGAATGCTTTCAGACCTTCGAACATATTCGTATATTGCTGCGACTCGCGTATATAAATGCAACAGTCAAGCCCAGAGCTGGGAGAGCCAGTTCTTTTGTGACGGTGGTCAATGGTTAAAAGGTTTCCATGTCGTTAGATAATCGTAATGGCGTGGAATAGGATAGGTCTAtcgagatatatatatatcgattTTGCTGCAAAGTCCACGTACTTCTTTGATAAAGCGATCTTTTTGTATAACTTGACACTCTCGTCGGTCTCAAGGTTCGACCTGTCTTCATGGAATACGAAGAGAGAAAGGATAGTTGATAGGCCGCACTAAGTCGTTTGAATTTGACCTGAAGAGGCCTCGTACGGTTTGTAGTGTGGACTgcaacttgaggatgaaatTCAAGTTCACCTTTCGGTGTTCTTCGGTTCGAATAGAATGGGAGTTACTGTTCTGAATAACTTGTGGTTGACGGTACATGTTAGAGACCCTTATGGGCACTCTATATGATAGGTCACATGCTATATAGTATACACCTCTAACGGAAGTTGTTAGCAAGATCAATAAGATCTAGTTAGCAGTAAATCCCAACCTGGATATGATAAGAATGACGGGGAGGTGATGTTCGATAGGGAAATGGCGGATGCCTGCAGGAGTTTCTTATTGAAAACTGATGCGCAGAAGAGAAAGGTCTAGAAGGTGTAGTCCATACAAAGAGTGCCTTCTTATTTGTCAGTAGTGGGATATATATTCACTACAAACACTGAAGTTGTATGTATCTAACGATAAAGGAATTCACCACCATGAATACACAGGTGATGAGCAGCATGGGCAGATCTAGGCATGTAAGATGGGAATGATCCTGGAATTCTAATAATACACCAGCTTTTATTGAAATATCAAATTAAGGGCAC from Aspergillus chevalieri M1 DNA, chromosome 2, nearly complete sequence includes:
- a CDS encoding uncharacterized protein (COG:S;~EggNog:ENOG410PMBE), translating into MAHAEEILGAPDGSALTWILDHCLRYPGTYEIPLRTMYALNSNPTRHVNETSRSNRSSGSSNLSVSSAQNQNPTSWDAAAELRAQLSHQISRLPTQPCSLPPSFITSFLRRCFAPVLDEVDFPQALTALDYLKDLDSRRRKEVAATLRRLGIETDTPNSQAELKETRPATLSWIESMNVKIRRAESLYSQIYIGLRRWTLLNEMLLSEPYNKANCIALLNTLFPPVTEFTVTPTPQLTTKTLKSQRDGFFRYITAVDTNGKQILEKLVMQGAREGEANNWTVVREALDKYLRLVNEIIDECTAVTGPASLGEDEFRKGRKVDSGISFVSAHKPMSSVSSGITAEELDKPLPPSPNSKRGGSTLERLARELRKLGDSGVSKNLRKMKSTAALSSRPGTPTASEQSSFDMDDHKRRRFLWEASNRKTHSKQPSSDFQ
- a CDS encoding putative UDP-glucose:glycoprotein glucosyltransferase (BUSCO:EOG0926049A;~CAZy:GT24;~COG:O;~EggNog:ENOG410PHC3;~InterPro:IPR040497,IPR029044,IPR040525,IPR009448, IPR040693,IPR040692,IPR040694;~PFAM:PF18403,PF18402,PF18404,PF18400,PF18401, PF06427;~go_function: GO:0003980 - UDP-glucose:glycoprotein glucosyltransferase activity [Evidence IEA];~go_process: GO:0006486 - protein glycosylation [Evidence IEA]), whose amino-acid sequence is MVSTKSLAASWRLYAIVATGLTGLVRASPSVNVALQASFDSAPYLLELLETAAEENTTAYFPLLDRIADGTFDDLSTDQDLYERFLKIVHDDGHLRTPESLSSFKLSLAVRSAAPRISAHYQFYNTSVQHSLMAAQDAACPMWVHYDGSQYCSSAMERAQQDVEGESNLRVLPFDRVFGDKSLPPAVLYADIASPMFKEFHQSMTALAKEGQLSYRVRYRPQQHWTSRPLYVSGYGVELALKRTDYIVVDDRDAEHRGKQDTAPGTEDKEAAPDDLKPLSSSEVDRLGKNTVSYVMDSDAPLDSLVKLSQDFPKYSAHVASHNASAELLEDIRNKRGRMLPPGANLMWINGVQMHPSKIDAFSLLDHLRRERRLIEKFRDLGMPAQEAVDLLSHPLLGEALVQDTPQRFNYKDDIEGGHVIIWMNDIEKDGRYKQWPDEIHAYLQRSYPGQLPAVRRNLHHAVFSVDLTDPQDIQLVIEPIQMFVKRNIPVRFGLVPTASSPGAIAQAKVAHYLQDKFGLSSLLQYLEESLKKKKTASPDNSCFQSATKGRNVRPGRQPLSLEETLASDEYEAIVSQTANYQSRLGINSGKRDFFVNGIPFTREESWTQELSMQVNRDLQMVQQNIFEGTIDDDASFSKFLLSDAVDRRNPLITPQDPKDVRILDVGKIVDAHQDALNELPRLASSAENVLDSAHVIVIGDFDSESGAQLLTAALNFQKEHGQTEVLFLHNSDGQKTAKESARLYKSLKEDKKADATQILVDIQGSVVSDAEAEKISQTWAALQPLTGELGFIPGTTGVVVNGRAVDIPDESALDSEDFGLLLTYERTRRITPVAKAVDDLGFSAKFSGPLEFAKLTSLAALSTISDVPEGMFESSSDIRLNLFGKWTASPSVLTVSNSEDPTINIVVSIDPTSELAQKWLPILKVVSELAGVQLKIFLNPQDKINELPIKRFYRYVLDSKPSFAADGSLARPTASFSGVPLEALLTLGMDVPSPWLVAPRDSVYDLDNIKLSAVKSGNVDATYALEHILIEGHSRDLTAKSPPRGVQLNLGTEENLEYADTIIMANVGYFQFKTQPGLWKISLKPGRSQQIFNLDSVGSLGYSPQPGDDNTEVALLSFQGTTLFPRLSRKKGQEMEDVLETGPKPGSAMEYVSKGLDFASGVLSNMGVSTGARVNEHADINIFSVASGHLYERMLNIMMVSVMKNTSHSVKFWFIEQFLSPSFKSFLPHLAAEYGFTYEMVTFKWPHWLRAQREKQREIWGYKILFLDVLFPLSLDKVIFVDADQIVRTDMHDLVTLDLDNAPYAFTPMCDSRTEMEGFRFWKQGYWKTFLRGKPYHISALYVVDLNRFRALAAGDRLRGQYQMLSADPNSLSNLDQDLPNHMQHNLPIKSLPQEWLWCETWCSDEALGIARTIDLCNNPQTKEPKLERARRQVPEWGVYDGEIAALGERVRKQQRVEEEKEQVDEEGTEDGSEWDKDEL